The sequence GGTCGGTGCGCCATCAATCAGAACACGCAGGTCGCGCAGCAGATCAGTGTCTTCACCATGGCCTTTCACACGATCGTCAACTTTCTCATAGTAGGTATCTGGGGTTGGCATAAAGTCCATGCCGCGATCACGCAGAGTCTTCACGGTTTTGTAGATGTCATCCGTTGCGAGTGCAATGTGTTGGATACCTTCGCCGTTGTATTCGCGAATAAACTCTTCGATTTGTGATTTGTCGTCAGAAGACTCATTGATAGGAATACGGATTTTGCCACACGGTGAGGTCATGGCGCGGCTCACAAGGCCTGTCAGCTTGCCTTCAATGTCGAAGTAACGAATCTCACGGAAGTTACCAAGACGCTCATAGAACCCAGACCACACATCCATATTGCCTTGCTTCACGTTGTGCGTGAGGTGGTCGATTTCATACAAACCAACATTAGCTTCGGCCATGCGCTGTTCCGCATCGTCATAGAACCGGAAGTCGACGTCGTAGATGCTCTGCTTGCCATAACGATCCACAAAATAGAGCAGGCTTTCACCGATGCCATAAATGGCAGGAATGCTCAGTTCCATCGGCCCTATTTCTGTCTTGTACTCTTCACCACCGCCCTTAAACGCTTGCTCCATTGCCGCCGTTGCTTCGTTGACACGAAAAGCCATACCGCACACCGATGGCCCATGCACTTTAGCGAACGCTTCCGCTTGGCTGTGAGGCTGTTCATTGACGATAAAGTTGATGTCACCTTGTCGATACAGCCAAGCCTCTTTTGAACGGTGCTTGGCGATCTCAGCAAAACCAAGTGACACAAACAGCGCTTTAAGTTGCTCAATTCCCTTGTGGTCAACGGCCGTGTATTCAACAAACTCGAATCCATCCGTGCCAAGCGGGTTGTATGTATCCACCATGAACTTTCTCCTTGTACCTATTGGTTTTGTATTACGTGTTTTTTATTTACGTGACTTCTTATTGCGTGCTTTCTATTACGTGACTTTTTCTTACGCGAAAGATGCTGTATGTTTTTTGTCCTTAATTAAATTTGGCCCACAAGCCGAGATAATGGAATGGGTGGAGGAAAATGGGCAATTACGATGAAACCCTGTCAATTTGTAAAATATTTGTTACACACAAATCATCAAGACAAGAAAGTGAGTGCTATCAAGGGATTGAAAGATGGTTGTTTGATTTACATCAGAGTAATAGATGTTATTGAATTGTTACATTCATCCTTTTATCAGCTAAGGTAATAAATCGAACATTAGACTGATGATGCAAAAAAGCCGCTGTAGTCAGCGGCTTGATGAGTTCTAGAGCGAACCTAATTCGAATATAAAATTTGCGTTAATCCCAGTTGAGGATCGACCAATTCGGTTGATCAGACAGTGCTTTCAAACGCGGGCATGGATTCACCAAGTAAGCAAAGTCAGCGTGTTCGCACAAAGGTAAGTCGTTGATTGAATCCGTATAAAAATGAATGTCTGAGTAGTTAGTTTCTTGATTGTCTAACCACTCTTTTAAACGGGTGACTTTGCCTTCACGGTAGCTTGGCACACCTGATATTTGAGAAGTAAAACGGCCTTGGTTTTCAATCAAATCAATACCGAGTGCATTCTCGATACCAATCTTGCGACCGACCGCTTCCACCAAGAAAGTCACGCTGGCAGAGATGATCAACATATCGATATCATCATTCTCAAGCTGCTCAATCAAAGGTTTCGACTGCTTGAACTGTCTAGGCAAAATATGCTGTTCAACACACTCTTCCACCAAAGCGGTAACTTGCTCTGTTGGCATATCGGCTAAAGGCTGCATGGAAAACGTGAGGTAATCTTCCATGTTCAGTTTGCCTTCCGAATATAAACCCATTAAGCGCTTATCTTCTTCAATAAAGTTGGGCGCAGTGGCAATGCCCTTTTCAACCAAGAATTCATTCCAGAGCATCGCTGCATCGGCATTGATCAGCGTTTCATCCATATCAAATACATACAAAGGTTTGAACATCTTAGGCTCTCACGGGTTGAATTTCGTTAAGGTTAAAACTAAACCATAGTTCTAGTTGGCTGCATGCTATAACGGGATTGTGACATTAAGAGCATATTTTCGTGGCAGTTGTATTTCACGGCTATGACAATCACCACATGCTTGTTTTCTTAAATACAACAGCTTATGGATTCAATCAGTATTGATACACATAGTTATTTAACTATATGTATTTAAATAACTATGTGTATTTAGCTAACGAGATGTATTGGCTAACCAAGTGCTCATTAGCAAAAAAAAGAAACTCCGACTGATTCTGTCGGAGTTTCTTATAGAGTTGGATATGCTTTAGCGAGACATCAGCTAATTGAACCTAAACGATTTTCTGCTCATGTTCCTTGCTCGACTCAGTTCCTTTCGACAAGAAACTGGCAACGATCTCTCTCAGTTTCCCTTGATTGACGGGTTTTGGTAAAAATTCATCCATACCCACATCGAAGCACAAATGCTTATCTCGTTGCACGACGTTGGCCGTCAGCGCAACGATCGGAATGTGTTTAGAGGTTCCTTCTTCGAGCGCTCGGATCTGCTTGGTCGCTTCGAAACCATCAAGAACTGGCATCTGGCAATCCATGAAAATCATCACATAGTCATTGGCCTTAAATTTCTCGACACCAATTTCACCGTTGTCTGCAATATCCACCTCAAACCCCAGCTTCTTAAGCATCATTTTGGCGACTTGTTGATTCACTCTAGAATCTTCAACGACCAAAACCTTACCACTAAACGGAGCAGCCACTGGTTTTGGCTCTTCTTTGATTGGAGCTTGTTTGTCTATTTGTGTCGTTCTAACAGAAGCAGATGTTGTAGCTTCAACAGAACTCGATGATTTGGTTAATGGCACGGGTTGATTATCTTTAAACGCTACCTCACCTCGATTTGGATAGGTAAAGGTTGAGGTATCAGCCGCTCTCGCCAGAACTTCACTCAGCGTCCATTTAAGTTGGTTATCTTGATAAGGGCGAGCAATGTAGGCAACAAAGCCCACTTGTTTGGCACGCGCTTCATCTTGTTTTCGAGGGTCGGCAGAAATCATCACTAGCTTAGGACAAGCTTTGTCAAAACGCTCAATCAAGCTTTTCGCTAACTGGAACCCATCAATAGACGGCATCACTTTATCAATCAGTACCAAATCATAAGGCGACGACTTCGCCACAGACTCCGAAACAAGCTCTAACGCTTGGGTGGCGGTTTCACAACACTCGGACTTAACGCCGAATGATTGAAGTTGTGTTGAGGTAATACGCATGTTCAACTGGCTGTCATCAACCAGAAGTACCGAGACTTTATTAAAATCGATGTTACTCTCATCAACATCCAGACACGGGTCAAAGTCAGCAGTAAAGTAGAATGTACTCCCTTTGCCTAAGACACTGGTTAGTTCAAGCTTACTGCCCATCAAGGTCACTATCTTGTCACAGATAGTGAGGCCAAGCCCGGTGCCTCCGTAAATGCGCGTCGTGCTGCCGTCAGCTTGTTGAAACTTGTCAAACACCGATTGTTGTTTGTCTTCTGCGATACCGATACCACTGTCGGTCACCTCAAATTTCACTCTGAGTTTTTGTTCTGGCTCTATGACTTCTTCCAAGCGAAGTGAGAGCATGACATGACCATGTTCGGTAAATTTGATGGCGTTGCCGACTAGGTTGTTCAACACCTGTCTTAACTGAGTGCCATCGCCAATCACCATGGTTGGGATCTTAGGATCAATCGCCAGTTGGAATTTGAGCCCTTTTTGCTCGGCTTTAACTCTGAAGGTCGACTCTACATCGGCAGCAATACCCATCATTTTCATCGGCTCTTGTTGAAGCTCTAAACGACCCGCTTCAATCTTCGAGTAGTCGAGAATGTCATTGATTAAATCGAGTAGAGTAAGCGAAGAGGTGTTGAGCATGTCGACATACTCTTTTTGCTCTTTAGGCATATCCATTTCAGAAAGCAGTGATGAAAGCCCGATAATCCCGTTCATTGGAGTGCGGATTTCGTGGCTCATGTTGGCAAGAAATTCACTCTTGTTGCGGTTCGCTACCTCTGCAATATCTTTGGCTTTTTCCAATTCTTGGTATTGTTGGCGAATACGTTCAATCGACTGATTGTAGCTACTCTCTAGTGTCGAGATCTCATCACTGTACGTAGAGTTAGTGGGTGTTAAAAATCGCGGTTTGTTGTCTTCAACCTGTTGATGGTTGATCTGAGAAGACATGGTCATTAAGCGCTTGACTACAAGGCGGTAGACGATGGTTAAACATACCAGAGACAATAAGAAGATTTTAACTGCTTCGAAGGCGAGCAATAATAAGACCCGATCTTCAAAGTCGTTGAGAATCATACTCAGATCAGACTGCACCGTGAGCGTCGCCAGTTGGAACTCAGAGCCTCCCATCTGATGCACCATATCCCAAGATTGAGAATAAGACTGACCGGACGTCTGTTGACCTAATTCTAAAATTTTTTCATCGGGGCTTTCTATTAACAGATAACTGACCGAGGGTAAGCGGGAGATACCTTCAGCTTGCACAAACAGTTGCTCTCGGTCTTCAACCCACAAACTGGCGGTTAAGCCGGAAAGATAACCAGCCTTAACCTGTTCGATCTGAGAACTGATAAAAGAAACTCGATTTTGGTACTCCACATACAAACCTAGACCTGTCACTATGACTGTGAATAAGGTACTGATTGCGATGATTACCCCGATCAACTGTCGGGAGAGTCCAATATAGCGTTTTCCTTTATTCACCATACAAAAATTACCATTATTGTTATCCTAGCAAACTACAATTACTCAACTAGTATAATAGTAGTCATTCATCAAATAACTAGGGAAGGTTATGAAAAAACATCTAATAGTTGCATCCATAGTCAGTTTGTTTTCAAGCAGTTATGCTTTTGCAAGCGAACCTGTTCACTACTACATTATTGCAAGCCAAGCGCAACCTTTTCAGATCGAAACTGACGGGTCATCTCACAGAGGAATGGTTTCGGATATTGTTGAAGCCGTATTTGACAACAGCCAATACGAGATCGATTACCACACCTACCCTTTCAACCGAATGATCGACAAGCTCGATGCGAGAGAGAACCCAAACTGGGTCACCTATGGCAGCCCAAGTTGGGGAAATATCCAATCTGTAAACCTGTCTAAAGATCCGATTTACAATGTAAAACATGTGTTACTCAGCAGCGGCAAGAAACCATTTGAGTTCAACACTATCGATGATTTAAACGGAAAAGCGGTAGTATTGCTGGTGGGGTTTGAATATCCAAATCTAGAGCCTTATATCCAACAAGGTAAGCTTAACGAGATTCGAGTTAAAGATTACAGCGCGGCTTTTCGTGTATTAAACCGAACTCCGGGTGATACCGTTTTTGTTGAAATGGAATCTCGAATCAAATACAACCTAAATGAGCAGAAACTCAGTATTGATGACTACCAGATGCAAGAGTTTGGCTCAGTGATCAATAACTACCCCATCCATTTAGCATTTGACCCAGAGATGGATCCTAAACTGCAAAGCTTCATCGACCAGCGCCTCGACCAAATGAAAGACGATGGTCAGCTCAACGACATTGTACAAAACTATCTATAGCACTTGGCTAGCTCTAACTTGATTAGCCAATTACTCATGAATGACTTCGCGACACGTTTTTGTTCTTTGGGTCAAGCTTAGAAAACTGACAATCAAAAGGCCGCTCTGTAAGCTTACAGAGCGGCCTTAATTTATTAGTAATAGCTCAAAAACGTATTAATAGAGCGCGAGTCGATTCATTTAATGCGAAGCGATCAAATTCAGCTGCTGAGTACGAAGTTCTTGTCGTACTGCCATCAGAATCTTTCCTAAATGGTTCTCGCCGGTTCCATCGCCACCATCCCCCCAGAAGTGATCTTTGTGCGAATGCTCTTTGATCACCGAATCTCCGGTATTAGTAAGAAACAACGCAAACTGTGGGTTCTGCCTGAACTTCTCAGTGACAATGAACTGCATCACTTCAACACGAATGTCATACCAATCTTCCCGAACTTGGTCTTCATAATCACGGCTTAAAGAGAATGCTTCAGCAGGAGTCGAGGCTTCGAGAATGGTGTTGCGCAGCGCTTGAGAGGCAAACTTCATCGCTTGATAATAATGCTCGCTGGTTGCCCAAACTTGATCGTCGATTTTGATAGGACAAGCGGCAAAATTTGACAGGTACCCGTTTGGATCTTCAGGTTCATAGAACAGCACTTCTTTGGCTTTCGCCACCGAATTACACATAGCCTTCTCCTTACCAACAACATCGCATATTTTTGCTTTAACTTTAAAATTAGTGGCGTTGCATATAACTGTCAAACAACTTAGTTAAAGAGTATACCAAGGGCATGTTTTTAGCCGAGAACAAGTAATGTAGAGGAAGGACAATGGATTTAAATGGTGAGAGGCAAGGAGCATGGTTTACTTATAAAAAGCACAAGTTTCTTTAAAAAAGGCATATAAATCAAAGGGTGGTGGTACGCCACCCTTCTAAATGCAATGGGGATTGTTAATGAATTAGACCTAGCTCCCTCGCTTCTTCCAGACTAAAACCGCTTTCTCTAATTTCTCTTAGAGCTTCAATACGACGACGAGCTTCAGCAGACTTCATTTTCTTTTCTGGTTTGAAAGATACTTCTTCTTCAGCATCCCACTTATTTGCAATATTTGTCATTTCATCATGGTTGATAGAATTAATGGACATGTTTTCCTCCGAAAAGCACCATGTAATGGACAGGTAATCTGTAGCAAATGCTATTTCGCTTGTTAAGCAATTCTGTACTGAAATGTGATGATTCCGACGCTTCACAAAGCTAATTAATAAATGCCTCATTTAAACTTTGCCAAAGCCATTTTCTGCCATTACATTTAAAAGATTACCCATAAGAAATGTGGTTTGATCCACCTCTCATTTTCCTCGTTCTCATTTCCTATTTCCCACTGAAACTTCATGAAATAATCAAAAAATAATTCGAGTCACTTCATTCTTTTTGTGCTCTTCTCTTTCACTAAATTCAACACATGTTAATGATAATAATTATCAATATCATAACTGAGTGTTTATCATGTCTAGGGAAAATTCAGAGACACCTCTTCTCGAAGTGAAGAATCTATGTGTCGATTACATTACCGATGACGGCGATTTTAATGCCGTAAAATCCGTAAGCTTTAACATAGGCCAAGGCGAGATTTTTGGTTTAGCGGGAGAGTCAGGGTGTGGCAAAAGTACCATCGCATTTGCCATTAACCGCCTGCATAAGCCACCGGCTTTTATCTCTGGCGGGCAAATACTGTTTGGCGGGCAAGATCTGCTGAGCTTATCGGACAGCCACTTGAACACCTTACGTTGGAGTGAGATCGCAATGGTGTTCCAGAGCGCGATGAACTCGCTTAACCCTGTACTGACCATTGAAGAACAGTTTGCCGATGTATTGCGCCACCACAAGGGCATGAACAACGAGCAAGCAAAAGATCGCGCCGAAAAGTTACTCGACCTAGTCAATATCCCTCGCCACCGTCTAACCGAGTACCCGCACCAGTTTAGCGGTGGGATGCGTCAACGTTTGGTGATTGCGATAGCTCTCGCGCTCAACCCTAAGTTAATTATCATGGATGAACCGACCACGGCACTGGATGTGGTTGTACAGCGCGAAATTCTGCAGCAAATACACCAACTCAGAGAAGAGTTTGGTTTCTCAATATTGTTTATCACCCACGACCTCGCACTAATGAGCCAACTGTGCGATCGAATTGCCATCATGCGTCATGGACAGATAGTTGAAGTCAACCAAGCCCATGAGATTCGCAATAACCCTCAGCACTCCTATACCCAAAAGCTATGGAGTTCCTTCCCCAATATTCACGAACACGCTCACGCAACTGCGTGCTAGGAGAGCTCCATGTCACAACCTATTTTTCAAGTAAAAAACCTCGTTAAAGAATTCACTGTTGGTGGTGGATTTGGCAAAGAAGAGATCTTTAGAGCACTGCATGGGGTGAGTTTTGATTTACATGCAGGTAAAACATTGGCACTGGTTGGCGAATCAGGCTGCGGGAAAAGCACCTGCGCTCGACTGATGACCAAAGTGTATCCGCAAACAGAGGGAGAAATACTGTTCAATGGCAGAGATATTTCTACCTTAAAAGGTCGTAAAGATATCTTGGATTACCGAAGCCGCGTGCAAATGATATTTCAAGACCCATTTGGCTCACTCAATCCAACCCACACCATTGAACACCACTTAACGCGACCCCTTAAGATCCACAAGCAAGTTGCTACGAAACAAGCTCTCGCAGAGCGTCTTAACGAGTTATTAACGCTGGTGGAGTTGCCCATCGAAACTCTCACTAAATACCCTCATGAGCTCAGTGGAGGCCAAAGACAGCGCATAAACTTAGCCAGAGCACTCGCAGTCGGTGCTGAGGTTATCCTTGCCGATGAACCCACCTCGATGTTGGATGTTTCAATACGACTCGGTGTTTTGAACCTAATGCAGAGGATGAAGAAAGAGTTAGGGATAGGTTTTTTGTACATTACGCATGATCTCGCAACAGCACACTACATCGCAGAAGAGACGGCTGTGATGTACAAGGGACAGATCGTTGAGTGGGGATCAACCCAGTCGATCTTAACCAACCCACAACACCCATACACTAAGTTATTGATCTCTGCTGTGCCCGATCCTGATCTACCATTTGGCGAACTCGTGAAAAATGAGCCAAACTATTCAATAGACGCTGATCGTATTCGTGAACAAAGCAGTGAAATACAGCATGAGATCAAGCAAGTTTCAGATAATCACTATGTTAAACAGTGGGATAACGTTGCATGAATGAACTAGACACTTGGTTAGATCGGATCGGAAATTGGTACAAAGACCGAAAGCATGATCAAGTGGAGAAGTTAGAGCCTTTGATCTTAACGCCTCCAGATGCACTCTGGGGGCCTTTGATCACGGATGAGCAGAGCAAAGGCATCGCATGCTGGTTAGACGGGTGCTTGCGTATCTTCGACCATTCACGCTACGATTCACCAAATAAGGCATACCAATTCTTACAGCTTGCTTACGGTAAGCTGCAACAAGTGGTGTCTAATCCAGCAAGCGAAATGGAACTTAAAGATTGGTGTATGAAACGAATGCAGCACCTTGCGGTACTAAGCCTGGAGTTTTGCAACCAGCAAAGTCATAGCGGTTGGCAAGAGCAGTCCCATCAACTAATTAATGCCCATGTCCAGTTTATGGCTGCGCATGCTTGGAATGAACCTCGGAACAATGATCAAGGAGCTTGGGTTGCTTCACATTAAGATCTGCTCAGACAACCAATGCGCCCTCAAACCAATTTGAAATATGAGGGCACAAGCTTAAGCTTTGTATCAGATATCAATATCCGCCACATACTTAAAGTCAGAAGTATTTAGACATGTTGTATCTAAAGTAAGCATATTCTCGGGTTCATTGATCGAGCTAAGAATCAAATTTTTCAGGCAAGGAACCCAATCTTGGGCATCCGTCAAAATACCATGAGAACCTTGATCGTAGGTCAAACTAAGCATGTTCGAGAATTTCTTAGCAGAAACATCTGCCAGTCCAGGTGGTGTAATACCATCATTCGCACCGTTGAGAACGAGTACTGGATAATCAACCTTCTCCATAGAGGCATAAGAGCTGCTAGATACAAGCTCAATACCCAAAGCTTGGCATGCTTCAAGAGTCAACCCAAAATGAGTACTATTATCTACTACATTTTGTACATCCGTTCCCCACTTTGCACGACTCTTATGATAGCTTGTGTAGTACTTCTGTTTAACTGGCTCCTCAGCACAAATATTTGCTAACCCCATGGCAGCAAATTGACTTGGATTAGAAGAGTCATAAGCATTTGCCTTAAGAGCAATCAATGCGTCTAACCCAGTTTCTATTTCTTCTTTGGTTAATTTCACCAACTCAACTGGGTTGAATTTACCAGCTGCAGGTATACTGTCATCACGACGCATGCTTCTTGTGGTCAAGTAGTTGACAAAAAAATCATGGTACTTCTCATCAATCTGAGCAAATTTTGTATTTAGATCAGATTTAAATTTCGTTTCATCGCAGTACCCAGTACTACGCGCGCACACTTCTAGGATCCTATCTAACGCTTCATAGTTTGACCAAGGCATATCCTTGATGCCATTCATTTCGATGGGAAATACGCCGTCTAATACCATCATTTGAATTGTATTGGATGCCTGATAACCTGCTTTAATCTGTTTTTGCTCTTCACGAGCCATTGTCATAGCTAGACGTGTTCCATATGACACACCATAAAGCTTCCACCCTCCGTCTATTTCTTTAACTTCAGAGAGTTTCATCTCTAACAACAGTAAGTCTAATGCATTATTTATATTCGTATATTGGCTCAAATCCACGCCATCGTTGACATATTTATCCTTGCAACCTTTAATCTGCTGAGCAGTACCAGAGTCTTCAAATTCGCAGCTCAAAGAGGGAGTAGAATACCCGGTACCACGTTGATCAACAAAATAGATGTCATGATTAGCCGATAAAACAGAAAGATCATTTTCAATTTCTTGGGCCCAATCAATAGACATGCCGCCCGGACCACCATTAAGGTGTAAGAAGGCGCCTTTTTTGGGTCCCTGCGAAAGAGTTTTAGCAACCGCAACTTTAATTTTTTTCCCCTCTGGCTGCATGTAGTCTTCTGGCACCTCTAGAAGCCAACAACTATCAACCGTCCTGGGCTTTACATAGTTCTTGTCAACCAATTGTAGTTGATTACATTGCACCGTCTGCAGTTGAACCGACACATTTGATAGCGTTGATAAGTTTACTAGGCTAGTACCGGTTACTGATGGAGTACTGCCTTCATCCCCTCCTCCACATCCAGCAATCGCTGTTGCAATCACTAATACTGCTAATTTTCTATTCATCGACAAAACATCCCTACAAAAATACAATTAGGGGAGAGTATTATTGATTTTGACAATTAAACATGAAAAGAATGGTCTTGATAATTGCGCCTTTTATATTTTAAGAAGCAATAAATACGGAACTATGATCAAAGGGCTATGCCTTGATCATAGTTACAGGGTGAGTATGTTATTCGATGAATTTCAGGCAAAAAAAAGCGAGTCCCCTAGGAACTCGCGAAAATCTATTCAGTATGATGTAACAAAATATGAGCCAATCTATTAATCATAAGAAAGGACAAAGGTTGTCTATTCGGGATAAATAATAATCAACTAGGTGCTCTATATTGTCATCACATTGTCAGCATTAGGTGCGGTTATTATCAACACCTAATGATGTTCAGATCATCCATTCAGCAACGATTATAGGACTCACGGTTAGTGGCCGATCGCCATTTCATCGAGCGCTAAGAACACATTCTCGTCTAAGTGACCTTCGTGAACTTGTTTGCATACCTTGCGACGCACGGCCAAGCCAGAGATAAGACGCTCGATTGAAAGGTGTCGATTACTGGTACTATCGCGGTCGTTGTAGAGTTCGATCAGCTTACTCAATGTTTCGTAAGGAATCACATCCTCTCCAACTCTTAACCAATCAAGCTTCTCAATGAGCTCTGAGCACTCTTCTTTGATTGAAGCATGAGAGTGCCCGGTCATTGCTGATAAAGCCGTTATACTGCGTTCTAGGGCCTCTGAAGAGGTATATTTAGATAGGGTTATCATGATCTCGTCAGCATTGATCTCAACAGAGTGCTTACGTTGTTTAACTCTGCGCCCTAGCTTGCCTCTTGGTGAAGGGGCTTTGCGCTGAATTGGCTCAAACTCACCATCGATAATCTCAGATAATTCTTCCAACTTCTGCTTAGACACCATTTCGTTACGCAATGGGTTCGGTAGCGTTGGTGCCATATTACGTTTGCCTGCGTTGGTGGTGCGTGCTCTTGAGTAACGTAAGACTTCTTCCACATTACATTTGATATCAACCTGATAATCAGTCGTTTTGCCTTTTTCGATCAACGCGGTGATCGTCAAGTGATAACCCCAAAGGTTAACCAGGAAAGTATCTTCTTGCTCCCCTACCTCACCTAGCTTTCTGAGCTCGCGGATCAGATCCATAGAAAAACGACGCCAATCAATGTTACGAGCTAACTTCTGGTTGAGCTCGCTGAGCAGCATACAATCTGAATGGCGACGTGCCATACGGCTTCTAAAGTACGAATACATTTGGAAAACCAAGGTATGTTGCTTCAGGATTTCTGGCGGGAATAGGAAGAAATAATCACGCGTCAGCAGCTCTTCGTAGAACGAAGGTTCCCAAACCAGGATGTATAGGTTCGGTTTAATGCGAATTTCGCCGTCAGAGCCTTCTGTAGGCGCTTCTTCCGATGCGGTAATGGTTCTAGCTAGGAATCGGAAACGATCACTCTTAAAGCCTTCTGGCATGTTCTCGCTAAGCCAACGGCCTGTGAGCTCATGCAATTGGAAGTCGGTAAATTCGATACGATCAATACTGTCACGGATCGAATCACGTGCCGGCCCGCTGTCTTTCTTGCCACGCAAAGACAAAATATCCGTGATGTACAGAGGGGTTTTGTTCGGTGTGTGTTTAGCGTCTAAATGATAATCATCTTGGTGATGATCATGATATTGAACAGTAAGCGTGAATAACGCGAACAACGTCATTAGATCGTCAACCGTCATGATATTTTTAGAAGATCGTGTCTCGATCACTGCTCGAGTGCCTGAGATCGAAACCATAGATTTCTGGTAACTCTTACGCGTTCTAGGTGGCGCCAAGGCTTGATCAATAATACCCGCCCAATTGGTTGGTGACACAATAAATTGATCGGCTTCGTCTTTCATCGTTGGTGGGGTATTGAGTCCGTGTTCATTCAATAAGCGCTTGTTGACTTTGGTTTGAGCTAGAGCTTTAGATCGCTTTTGCTTCTCATTTTGCTTCACGCTTTCTGTCACTAAGCTAGTAGCACCCAGTACCGATATCAATTGGTTTGGGTTCACAAAGCGATGCAGCATAGTTTTACCGGCAAGACCTTCTTCAAAGCGAACCGGAATTTGTCTGAAAAGACCTATACTTACCGCAGCTCTTAACCTTTGCTGTAAGGCTGCACGAGTAACTTGGCCATCGGTTGATTCAATAATCTCGGTAGTGGAAACGTAACCGTCTTTGCTGCTAAACCCACGAAGTGAAATTAGGTTGAGAAGCTCAATGATGCTTTTGGTGACACCTTTGAAGTGTTGATATTGTTCTATCCATTCAACGGCTGTTTCAGATACCTCAAATAAATGACCATCTTTGTGGCTTCGTGCCTTAATTAACAATTTCTCTTCTGGTTTCATTTTTGATCCGTATCACACTAACCGTAATTTCACTATAGTTCCTGAATGATAAAGAAAGAATGATCATAAATAAAGAGAATTTATT comes from Vibrio syngnathi and encodes:
- a CDS encoding ATP-binding cassette domain-containing protein, which codes for MSQPIFQVKNLVKEFTVGGGFGKEEIFRALHGVSFDLHAGKTLALVGESGCGKSTCARLMTKVYPQTEGEILFNGRDISTLKGRKDILDYRSRVQMIFQDPFGSLNPTHTIEHHLTRPLKIHKQVATKQALAERLNELLTLVELPIETLTKYPHELSGGQRQRINLARALAVGAEVILADEPTSMLDVSIRLGVLNLMQRMKKELGIGFLYITHDLATAHYIAEETAVMYKGQIVEWGSTQSILTNPQHPYTKLLISAVPDPDLPFGELVKNEPNYSIDADRIREQSSEIQHEIKQVSDNHYVKQWDNVA
- a CDS encoding transcriptional regulator, with product MNELDTWLDRIGNWYKDRKHDQVEKLEPLILTPPDALWGPLITDEQSKGIACWLDGCLRIFDHSRYDSPNKAYQFLQLAYGKLQQVVSNPASEMELKDWCMKRMQHLAVLSLEFCNQQSHSGWQEQSHQLINAHVQFMAAHAWNEPRNNDQGAWVASH
- a CDS encoding alpha/beta fold hydrolase; the encoded protein is MNRKLAVLVIATAIAGCGGGDEGSTPSVTGTSLVNLSTLSNVSVQLQTVQCNQLQLVDKNYVKPRTVDSCWLLEVPEDYMQPEGKKIKVAVAKTLSQGPKKGAFLHLNGGPGGMSIDWAQEIENDLSVLSANHDIYFVDQRGTGYSTPSLSCEFEDSGTAQQIKGCKDKYVNDGVDLSQYTNINNALDLLLLEMKLSEVKEIDGGWKLYGVSYGTRLAMTMAREEQKQIKAGYQASNTIQMMVLDGVFPIEMNGIKDMPWSNYEALDRILEVCARSTGYCDETKFKSDLNTKFAQIDEKYHDFFVNYLTTRSMRRDDSIPAAGKFNPVELVKLTKEEIETGLDALIALKANAYDSSNPSQFAAMGLANICAEEPVKQKYYTSYHKSRAKWGTDVQNVVDNSTHFGLTLEACQALGIELVSSSSYASMEKVDYPVLVLNGANDGITPPGLADVSAKKFSNMLSLTYDQGSHGILTDAQDWVPCLKNLILSSINEPENMLTLDTTCLNTSDFKYVADIDI
- a CDS encoding replication initiator protein RctB domain-containing protein; its protein translation is MKPEEKLLIKARSHKDGHLFEVSETAVEWIEQYQHFKGVTKSIIELLNLISLRGFSSKDGYVSTTEIIESTDGQVTRAALQQRLRAAVSIGLFRQIPVRFEEGLAGKTMLHRFVNPNQLISVLGATSLVTESVKQNEKQKRSKALAQTKVNKRLLNEHGLNTPPTMKDEADQFIVSPTNWAGIIDQALAPPRTRKSYQKSMVSISGTRAVIETRSSKNIMTVDDLMTLFALFTLTVQYHDHHQDDYHLDAKHTPNKTPLYITDILSLRGKKDSGPARDSIRDSIDRIEFTDFQLHELTGRWLSENMPEGFKSDRFRFLARTITASEEAPTEGSDGEIRIKPNLYILVWEPSFYEELLTRDYFFLFPPEILKQHTLVFQMYSYFRSRMARRHSDCMLLSELNQKLARNIDWRRFSMDLIRELRKLGEVGEQEDTFLVNLWGYHLTITALIEKGKTTDYQVDIKCNVEEVLRYSRARTTNAGKRNMAPTLPNPLRNEMVSKQKLEELSEIIDGEFEPIQRKAPSPRGKLGRRVKQRKHSVEINADEIMITLSKYTSSEALERSITALSAMTGHSHASIKEECSELIEKLDWLRVGEDVIPYETLSKLIELYNDRDSTSNRHLSIERLISGLAVRRKVCKQVHEGHLDENVFLALDEMAIGH